Proteins encoded in a region of the Coffea eugenioides isolate CCC68of chromosome 4, Ceug_1.0, whole genome shotgun sequence genome:
- the LOC113769189 gene encoding uncharacterized protein LOC113769189, whose protein sequence is MGTHPKSSDRPVTAPLADLANRGAQLSEVLNKFNELNMEMTTQRRVIDQLVAGSGSGGQPEPLPTNQPEPQPILLPYTQTPFTPHFTNPHEETFIYPTHGLPHTQAPAIQTNPPHPQIPQNYPHISPNMPLEPQGPHYYSIVEPFNMDTATQGKAEAGESSASIDKNLLKRLDRLEEFIRKSQGLNKQGGLDYNELCLFPDMQLPMCFKTPKFSKYDGTGNPKTHLRMFANKLGKPIDDENLPVHLFPESLEGDALDWYSNLKPEDMRTWMDLSTAFVRQYEYNCELAPTRTTLEGTKRKPSEDHKTYAKRWRKLAAKVEPPMTEDEIVRTFINTHDPPYFEQIFRMIGCSFAAIINKLEEYDEYVKAGKIVNVSALKSQLDALQGQSNNGREPQRKKKEEENTFVWGQ, encoded by the coding sequence ATGGGTACACACCCGAAATCATCCGACAGGCCTGTAACGGCCCCGTTAGCTGATTTGGCAAACCGAGGAGCTCAACTGAGCGaagttttgaataaattcaatgAGCTGAATATGGAAATGACCACACAACGGCGCGTGATCGACCAGTTGGTTGCTGGTAGTGGTAGCGGTGGTCAACCTGAGCCTTTACCAACTAACCAACCTGAACCGCAACCAATACTTTTACCCTATACTCAAACCCCCTTTACCCCGCATTTTACAAATCCGCATGAAGAAACTTTTATCTATCCCACTCATGGCCTACCCCATACCCAGGCACCCGCTATCCAAACCAATCCTCCTCACCCCCAAATTCCCCAAAATTATCCACACATTAGTCCGAATATGCCACTCGAACCTCAGGGACCACATTATTACTCCATCGTTGAGCCATTTAACATGGATACCGCCACCCAAGGGAAAGCAGAAGCTGGGGAGTCGTCCGCGTCGATAGATAAGAATTTGCTAAAGCGATTGGATCGGCTTGAGGAGTTCAtaaggaaaagccaaggtttgaacaaacaaggaggTCTGGACTACAACGAGCTGTGCCTATTTCCGGATATGCAATTGCCCATGTGTTTCAAAACGCCCAAGTTTAGCAAGTATGACGGAACGGGCAACCCCAAGACGCATCTCCGAatgttcgccaacaagttgggcaagccaaTAGATGACGAGAATCTACCAGTTCATTTGTTTCCTGAAAGCTTAGAAGGCGATGCACTGGACTGGTATTCCAATTTGAAGCCCGAGGATATGAGGACATGGATGGACTTATCAaccgcttttgtaaggcaatacgaatacaattgcgagctggctccaacGAGGACCACATTGGAGGGAACCAAGAGGAAACCATCCGAGGACCACAAGACATATGCGAAGAGATGGAGAAAATTGGCCGCCAAGGTGGAGCCTCCCATGACTGAAGATGAGATTGTTCGTACGTTCATCAACACTCATGACCCGCCCTATTTTGAGCAGATTTTTCGCATGATCGGGTGTTCATTTGCAGCAATTATCAATAAGTTGGAGGAATATGACGAATACGTCAAAGCAGGGAAAATTGTCAATGTATCAGCTTTAAAATCACAGTTGGACGCCTTGCAAGGTCAGAGTAATAATGGAAGGGAGCCTCAACGTAAGAAGAAAGAGGAGGAAAATACTTTTGTGTGGGGCCAATGA